One genomic segment of bacterium includes these proteins:
- a CDS encoding biotin transporter BioY, which yields MNVIAIVDKYLQARYLFFKWRYELTIAKKLILAFSMACVTGLLAQIYIYLPFTPVPFTGQVLGVLLSGVLCGATYGAMSQAMYLGLGIAGIPWFAGKVGGLAIFSQPSCGYILGFIVAAFVIGRYTDRYIRARSFVSQLGLMMIGVGIIYIFGLPYLAFSIGTGLLDTIVKGVVPFIIGDLLKAGISAGISASILPKASYNGEVDKLRYSDRKY from the coding sequence ATGAATGTAATAGCAATAGTTGATAAATACCTACAGGCGAGGTATTTATTTTTCAAATGGCGCTATGAGTTAACAATTGCAAAAAAGTTAATTTTGGCTTTCAGTATGGCATGCGTCACAGGGTTGTTGGCACAGATTTATATTTATTTACCGTTTACACCCGTCCCTTTTACTGGCCAGGTTTTAGGTGTCCTTTTAAGTGGAGTATTGTGTGGTGCCACATATGGGGCAATGAGTCAGGCAATGTATCTTGGATTAGGGATAGCAGGTATACCTTGGTTTGCGGGTAAAGTTGGTGGCTTAGCTATTTTTAGTCAGCCAAGTTGTGGTTACATTTTGGGCTTCATTGTTGCAGCTTTTGTGATTGGTAGATACACTGATAGATACATAAGGGCACGCAGTTTTGTGTCACAATTAGGACTTATGATGATAGGTGTAGGTATCATCTACATTTTTGGTCTTCCTTATCTCGCATTTAGTATAGGCACGGGCTTATTGGATACAATTGTGAAGGGAGTAGTCCCGTTTATTATTGGCGACTTGCTAAAAGCGGGCATATCTGCAGGTATTAGCGCTTCAATTCTACCAAAAGCATCGTATAATGGAGAAGTAGATAAACTAAGATACTCAGACAGAAAATACTAA
- the accD gene encoding acetyl-CoA carboxylase, carboxyltransferase subunit beta, which translates to MWFKGKKGLKPTVKREVPDGLWLKCEGCGEILYRKEIEKHLWVCENCGYHFKISAKKYIEILTDEFIEVEVSIGPANPLGFDDYLEKLESDSKRTGLKEAIIVGEAKIGLHNVAIGVMDFGFRGGSMGSVVGEKVKRLIKLAMDKKIPLIIVSASGGARMQEGILSLMQMAKTAGTLAELSEQKIPFISILTNPTTAGVMASYASLGDIVIAEPKALLGFAGPRVIEQTIKQELPQGFQKSEFLLEHGLLDMVVPRPELKSTLIKILDFFKS; encoded by the coding sequence ATGTGGTTTAAAGGCAAAAAGGGACTTAAACCTACTGTAAAACGAGAGGTACCTGACGGTCTATGGCTTAAGTGTGAGGGTTGTGGTGAAATACTTTATCGGAAAGAGATTGAAAAACACTTATGGGTGTGTGAGAACTGTGGCTATCATTTTAAGATATCTGCTAAAAAGTACATTGAAATATTAACAGATGAGTTTATTGAGGTTGAAGTCTCAATAGGACCTGCTAATCCATTAGGATTTGATGACTACCTTGAGAAACTTGAGTCTGATTCTAAGCGTACTGGACTTAAAGAAGCAATTATTGTAGGTGAAGCTAAAATTGGTCTCCATAATGTAGCTATTGGGGTGATGGATTTTGGGTTTAGGGGTGGTTCAATGGGCTCGGTTGTGGGTGAGAAAGTTAAGCGTCTAATTAAACTTGCAATGGATAAGAAAATTCCACTTATAATTGTGAGTGCCTCTGGTGGGGCAAGGATGCAGGAAGGGATTTTATCCCTTATGCAGATGGCAAAAACAGCAGGCACACTCGCTGAGTTATCAGAACAGAAAATCCCATTTATTAGTATATTGACAAATCCAACAACTGCCGGTGTTATGGCTTCTTACGCTTCATTAGGCGATATAGTAATAGCTGAGCCAAAAGCACTCCTTGGGTTTGCAGGTCCTAGGGTGATTGAGCAAACAATAAAACAGGAGCTGCCACAAGGATTTCAGAAGTCTGAATTCTTGCTTGAACATGGATTACTCGATATGGTAGTACCGAGACCAGAGCTTAAGTCTACTCTTATAAAAATATTAGACTTCTTTAAGTCGTAA